The Pygocentrus nattereri isolate fPygNat1 chromosome 2, fPygNat1.pri, whole genome shotgun sequence genome has a window encoding:
- the rcor2 gene encoding REST corepressor 2 gives MPSVMERSGSGVLSRSRAKTATNGNSQHSEEESSDEEHSHDSMIRVGADYQAQIPEYKPDCESRYSDKDQRSMLVWSPNSQVSDAMLDEYILLAKEKHGYNMEQSLGMLLWHKHDVEKSLADLANFTPFPDEWTVEDKVLFEQAFSFHGKSFHRIQQMLPDKLISSLVKYYYSWKKTRTRTSVMDRQARRLVSKREKDDSNDEMEEGEPGSDSDFEIDTKKETKQSSGAGGGSERGSARSGPTRKENQGSQYRHHPLRARRRPPKGMHLDQDDITAVSASSESGAISNRQLDTQLVSLKRQVQSIKQANSVLKLSLADGVDAMRPTEPTPKINSRWTTEEQLLAVQAIRRYGKDFAAIADVIGNKTVGQVSSFFVSYRRRFNLEEVLREWQAEQDVLRGSNETVKDLNGTTGAEEDEAKIDGISPSGSGSPSPSEAASNPNSNQSSPPLTQPPPLLRPTPPSAPPSLLRQPPPLQTRPLQNRTPHNHPPPPLIRPAVASSLHQGGLRNSPGASGGQLPPSLVGLKVESPHSH, from the exons ATGCCCTCAGTGATGGAGCGCTCTGGGTCAGGAGTATTGTCCCGCAGCAGGGCCAAAACAGCCACCAACGGCAACAGCCAGCACTCAGAGGAGGAGAGCAGTGATGAGGAACATTCGCATG ACAGCATGATCCGTGTTGGCGCAGACTACCAGGCACAAATCCCTGAGTACAAACCAG ACTGCGAGTCTCGCTACAGTGACAAAGACCAGAGAAGTATGCTTGTGTGGTCGCCCAACAGTCAGGTGTCTGATGCCATGC TGGATGAATACATCCTGTTGGCCAAAGAGAAGCATGGCTACAATATGGAACAG TCTCTAGGCATGCTACTGTGGCACAAGCATGATGTGGAAAAGTCACTAGCTGATTTGGCCAACTTCACACCTTTCCCAGACGAGTGGACTGTGGAGGACAAGGTGCTGTTTGAGCAGGCCTTCAGCTTCCACGGCAAGAGCTTCCACCGCATCCAGCAGATG CTACCAGATAAATTAATTTCTAGCTTAGTGAAGTATTATTACTCCTGGAAGAAGACAAGGACCCGCACCAGCGTCATGGACCGCCAGGCCCGCAGACTAgtcagcaagagagagaaggatgacAG TAATGATGAGATGGAGGAAGGGGAGCCAGGAAGTGACAGTGACTTTGAGATCGACACAAAGAAAGAG ACCAAGCAGTCTTCTGGGGCTGGAGGTGGGAGTGAAAGGGGCTCTGCGAGATCAGGCCCTACACGAAAGGAGAACCAGGGTTCTCAGTACCGGCATCACCCACTAAGGGCACGCCGTAGACCCCCTAAAGGCATGCACCTGGACCAGGATGACATCACTGCTGTCTCAGCCTCCTCGGAGTCAGGGGCCATCTCCAACCGACAGCTGGACACTCAGCTAGTGTCTCTGAAGAGACAG GTTCAAAGCATCAAGCAAGCAAACAGCGTTCTCAAGCTCAGCTTGGCAGATGGCGTTGATGCTATGAGACCAACTGAG CCTACCCCCAAGATTAACTCTCGCTGGACAACAGAGGAGCAGCTCCTGGCTGTACAGG CCATCAGGCGCTACGGTAAAGACTTTGCAGCCATAGCTGATGTGATTGGGAACAAGACTGTTGGTCAGGTGAGCTCATTCTTTGTCAGCTACCGACGACGCTTCAACCTAGAGGAAGTGCTACGAGAGTGGCAGGCGGAACAGGACGTGCTCCGGGGAAGCAATGAGACCGTGAAAGACCTGAACGGAACCACAGGAGCGGAAGAGGATGAG GCCAAGATTGATGGCATCTCCCCTTCAGGCTCGGGGAGCCCCTCTCCCTCTGAAGCAGCCAGTAACCCCAACTCCAACCAGTCCTCTCCCCCTCTGACCCAACCCCCACCTTTACTTCGCCCTACTCCCCCCTCCGCGCCCCCAAGCCTGCTACGACAGCCTCCTCCCCTCCAGACGCGGCCCCTGCAGAACCGCACTCCACACAACCATCCCCCACCTCCACTCATTAGACCTGCAGTGGCATCATCCCTCCACCAGGGGGGGCTGAGGAACTCTCCTGGAGCCTCAGGTGGTCAGCTGCCTCCTTCTCTGGTGGGCCTTAAGGTGGAGTCCCCGCACTCACACTGA